In Nitrospinota bacterium, the following proteins share a genomic window:
- a CDS encoding response regulator, whose product MKRIVEQENYEVVGQAIDGEEAVQKYQELLPDCVTLDIVMPKMDGIEALKQIKAIDPAAVVVMVSSAGTKDKVTEALLNGAKNFIVKPFEEEKVLEVIGAALG is encoded by the coding sequence ATTAAACGGATTGTCGAGCAGGAAAACTACGAGGTGGTGGGTCAAGCCATCGACGGGGAAGAAGCGGTACAGAAATACCAGGAGCTTCTACCCGATTGCGTGACTCTCGACATCGTCATGCCCAAGATGGACGGCATCGAGGCCCTCAAGCAGATTAAGGCCATAGATCCGGCCGCCGTGGTAGTAATGGTCAGCTCGGCCGGTACGAAAGATAAAGTAACCGAAGCCCTCCTTAATGGGGCAAAAAACTTCATAGTCAAGCCCTTTGAAGAGGAAAAAGTGCTGGAGGTGATTGGGGCGGCCCTTGGCTGA
- a CDS encoding Hpt domain-containing protein produces MSNSKRDDLVQIFVEEATELLTGMEADLLALHIDPTDSALVEKIFRAAHTIKGGAGIVGLEVIRQFTQIVEDLLNRVRSGELAVERELISILLRAVDELKLPISSPEHLADESLPTSLEEVAASLRALSSRATSTAASAALQGQQSSSLNVPEAFEVELRFKPTILDEGVEPLKVFLDLARLGEVDGVVTDTSRVPTLEELDPSQFHLAWIFEFTSDQGPAVLERGLKPLCNGHPIGVRSLGTYAEAQMRGSRRLGEILVDDGKITIMEVERALGQQRQLGQILLGEGLITPDELSEALEKQTRERRPQPASSVRLEAAELDQILNLMGECVNVHTRIAELSKEFLPNGNNELLNALGDLDRVACQIRDHVINFRKVSLPIDDRPIFNNVMTSMKEAQQLEPVAAGGVDLD; encoded by the coding sequence ATGAGCAACTCCAAGAGAGACGACCTTGTTCAGATTTTTGTGGAAGAGGCCACCGAGTTGTTGACCGGAATGGAGGCCGACCTGCTGGCTTTGCATATCGACCCCACCGACAGCGCTCTGGTGGAAAAAATCTTTAGGGCAGCTCATACCATAAAGGGCGGAGCGGGCATCGTGGGCTTGGAGGTCATCCGTCAATTCACCCAGATTGTTGAAGATCTCCTAAACCGCGTCCGCTCCGGTGAGCTGGCGGTGGAGAGGGAGCTAATCTCGATTCTCCTGAGAGCCGTGGATGAGCTGAAACTCCCCATTAGCTCCCCTGAGCACCTTGCCGACGAGAGTTTGCCGACGAGCCTGGAGGAAGTCGCTGCATCGCTAAGGGCTTTAAGCTCCAGGGCGACCAGCACGGCGGCATCAGCCGCTCTCCAGGGGCAACAATCCTCATCTCTCAACGTCCCAGAGGCCTTCGAGGTTGAGCTGAGGTTTAAACCCACCATTTTGGACGAGGGCGTAGAGCCCTTAAAGGTTTTCCTCGATCTGGCTCGCTTGGGGGAGGTGGATGGCGTAGTGACCGACACCTCCCGGGTCCCAACCTTGGAGGAGCTTGACCCGTCGCAATTTCATTTGGCCTGGATTTTCGAGTTTACTTCCGATCAAGGCCCAGCGGTCCTCGAGAGGGGACTCAAGCCCCTGTGTAACGGGCACCCAATCGGCGTGCGGTCTCTGGGAACTTACGCTGAGGCGCAGATGAGAGGCTCAAGACGCCTGGGCGAGATTTTAGTGGATGATGGGAAGATCACCATCATGGAGGTGGAACGGGCGCTCGGGCAACAAAGGCAACTGGGACAGATTCTCCTCGGGGAGGGCTTGATAACGCCCGATGAGCTATCTGAGGCCTTGGAGAAGCAGACCAGGGAACGTCGGCCTCAGCCAGCCTCTTCCGTTAGGTTAGAGGCCGCGGAGCTCGACCAGATCTTAAACCTGATGGGAGAGTGCGTCAATGTCCACACTCGCATCGCCGAGTTGAGCAAGGAGTTCCTGCCGAATGGAAATAATGAGCTTCTCAACGCTCTAGGGGACCTAGACCGCGTAGCCTGCCAGATTCGGGACCACGTCATAAATTTCAGGAAGGTTTCCTTGCCCATTGATGACCGACCCATTTTCAACAATGTCATGACCAGTATGAAGGAGGCCCAGCAACTGGAGCCGGTTGCCGCAGGAGGTGTGGACCTTGACTGA
- a CDS encoding STAS domain-containing protein: MSKTSAIVRLKREETGAGAANLQERILNALNNGDEVVMLDASEVTDLDGAALQVLVAAKKSVLGRGQEIRIVDPSPYVSNVLALTKLDRDFGL; encoded by the coding sequence ATGTCCAAAACCTCTGCGATTGTAAGACTAAAGAGGGAAGAGACAGGGGCCGGCGCGGCAAACTTGCAAGAGCGTATTCTTAATGCCCTGAATAACGGAGACGAGGTGGTAATGCTGGACGCCTCCGAGGTTACGGATTTGGACGGTGCAGCCCTTCAGGTCCTCGTGGCGGCAAAGAAGTCGGTCTTGGGTCGGGGCCAGGAGATTCGTATCGTTGACCCAAGCCCCTATGTATCTAACGTTTTGGCCTTGACCAAGCTAGATAGGGATTTCGGTCTATGA
- a CDS encoding PilZ domain-containing protein — MPIYREILFKLDLVLETLASSPRGEWNGLKARLIDISGSGLKLSCGKAPSVSSLLELKFILPGPSVSNVQCAGRILRIDRRANDWEVAVGFTHIREADRERIIHYAFQTSCQKLRSQKFQEHAPS; from the coding sequence ATGCCTATCTACCGAGAGATCCTATTTAAGCTGGACCTCGTGCTAGAGACCCTCGCCTCATCCCCCCGCGGGGAGTGGAACGGTCTCAAAGCCAGGCTCATCGACATAAGTGGGTCTGGCCTGAAGCTCTCCTGCGGCAAGGCTCCCTCGGTCTCATCACTGTTGGAGCTTAAATTCATTCTTCCGGGGCCTTCGGTTTCCAACGTACAGTGCGCAGGTCGCATCCTTCGCATCGACAGGAGAGCAAACGACTGGGAGGTGGCTGTCGGATTTACCCATATCCGCGAGGCCGACCGGGAGCGGATTATCCACTACGCCTTCCAGACGTCTTGTCAGAAATTGCGAAGCCAAAAATTCCAGGAGCATGCTCCCTCATGA